TGGCGTTGCCCACAAGGCCGTCCATGACGGTCTTGACCTCCGACTCCTCGGCCAGCTCGTCATCGGCGCTCTTGAGGTCCGCCAGGTACTTGCCCTGTGTGGGCTTCACCCACGGCGGGCTGTTGGGATAGCTGGACAGGTCGTACGTGGTGCCGTCGAAGCTGGCCTTGGTGATGCCCGGCCCCACCCCGATGCCCTGCCACGCCGTGGCGTTCCCTGTCGGGCCGAGGGCGCTGATGGTCCAGATGAAGCCCATGATCACCAGGCAGCCGAAGGTCACGCAGGCCTCTACGAGGTAGGCGAGCTTGGCGCCGAGGATCATCGACAGCAGCATGTAGACGAGGAGGAAGAGCACGCCCGGCACTGCGATGGTGGCGATGACGCCCTTGGTGAACACGCTCACTGGGCGGCTCCCTTCAGCTGGGTCTGCACGTCGGTCTTCACGGTCTGCGTCATGGCGTGGGGGAAGCAGCCGGCGAGGAAGCAGCCGGGGAGGGCGCCACCACCGGCTTCTGGATGGTCTCCAGGTAGGCGAGGATGTCGTTGATCTGCTGGTCGGTCAGCGGGCCGCCGTACTTCTGGCTCCAGGTGGGCATGTCGTCGCCGTCGCCGATCACCCCGTTGGTGCGGCCCTGCTCGATGGTGGACTGGATGAAGGCCAGCGCCGTCTTGTAGCCGGGCCGCTTGGCCGGGTTGGCGTAACGGGCGAAGACCCCGGTGAGGTTCGGCACCACGGCGGTCGATGACTTGCCGGTGGTGGAGTCGATGTAGGTGTTCGTGCCGCCATCGGCGTTGTCGCCGTAGTTGTCGCCCGAGGTGA
This region of Actinomycetota bacterium genomic DNA includes:
- a CDS encoding c-type cytochrome, coding for MRRKPEKVPPALRPGDTDDVLEGPRLTRISVWGLIMSLLVALFIFFYWVHEPTRMTNATAFFDHNQVLRGQQYFYLPTDPKTGLTNTRGIGCARCHGNGNITSGDNYGDNADGGTNTYIDSTTGKSSTAVVPNLTGVFARYANPAKRPGYKTALAFIQSTIEQGRTNGVIGDGDDMPTWSQKYGGPLTDQQINDILAYLETIQKPVVAPSPAASSPAASPTP